In Hydrogenovibrio thermophilus, the following are encoded in one genomic region:
- a CDS encoding efflux RND transporter periplasmic adaptor subunit, translating to MSGSLFLAGMPTAWAETVQIGSLVAGQVEKVMVMPGQNVKTGQLLMTIDDDRYQAKLKTARAEVKLWELKLADAQIELDQALDLFDRTVTAKRELDAAQLAYGVVKQQLVKAQGNLESYQAWSKYFVIKAPVSGKIAKINAPKGTTVYKENTPLIQIEY from the coding sequence ATGTCCGGAAGTCTTTTTTTGGCCGGGATGCCAACGGCTTGGGCCGAAACGGTTCAAATCGGTTCTTTGGTGGCGGGGCAGGTTGAAAAAGTCATGGTGATGCCTGGACAAAACGTTAAGACCGGTCAATTATTGATGACCATCGATGACGACCGTTATCAGGCCAAATTGAAAACCGCCCGGGCCGAGGTCAAATTGTGGGAATTGAAACTGGCGGATGCCCAAATCGAATTGGATCAAGCGCTGGATTTATTTGATCGAACCGTCACCGCCAAGCGTGAATTGGATGCGGCTCAGTTGGCGTATGGTGTGGTGAAACAGCAATTGGTAAAAGCACAAGGCAATCTGGAATCTTACCAGGCCTGGTCGAAATACTTTGTTATCAAGGCACCGGTTTCCGGCAAAATCGCTAAAATCAATGCGCCGAAAGGCACAACGGTGTATAAGGAAAATACGCCGTTGATTCAGATTGAATATTGA
- a CDS encoding DUF4870 family protein — MSEQATEARPSIEEMTRSNSTYAKIIYILYLVGLVMGLTAIIGVVMAYVKRSEPEMPVWLKTHFDFQIQTFWYGVIYLLVGILLATVFIGAVVLVWWMIWLIIRSVKGLSALDRQTAIEGTFFGFGRDL; from the coding sequence ATGAGCGAACAAGCCACGGAAGCAAGGCCGTCGATTGAAGAGATGACGCGCAGTAACAGCACCTACGCCAAGATTATCTACATTCTGTATCTGGTCGGATTAGTGATGGGTCTGACAGCCATTATCGGCGTGGTCATGGCCTATGTGAAACGCAGTGAACCGGAAATGCCGGTTTGGCTGAAAACCCACTTCGACTTCCAAATTCAAACCTTCTGGTATGGCGTGATTTATCTGCTGGTCGGTATCTTGTTGGCCACCGTCTTTATCGGCGCAGTAGTGCTGGTGTGGTGGATGATCTGGTTGATTATCCGTTCGGTGAAAGGCCTCAGCGCACTGGACAGACAAACGGCCATCGAAGGCACATTCTTTGGTTTCGGCCGAGACCTATAA
- a CDS encoding NAD(P)/FAD-dependent oxidoreductase yields the protein MKQIVIVGGGAGGLELATRLGDSLGRKRLAEITLIDANRTHLWKPLLHEVASGSLDTGHEALSYRAHSSEHHYYFRMGQMVGLDKTNQTLTLAPLLDHHGKEILGERLVHYDYLVMATGARSNDFGLSSVREHCHTLDSAQEAEDFHLTFLNRFMQFSEAANQHALTNHHDQTPPEPVRVAIVGAGATGVELAAELCNAVERLEKFGIKAIHPSSLQVTIIEATDRILPALPESLAAKAEQVLKEHGVDIRTQTMIKDVQAQQLITADQTLQADLLVWAAGVKAPKFLSELGLPTNRIHQIEIDANLQVKGESAIFAIGDCASLIQGAGEQARPVPSLAQAAHQMAATCATNLQALIDGQPLTSFLYHDHGSLLSLSRFQTFGSVLDELFKKNWMLEGKIAHWAYASLYRQHQMTLHGLGRMVWILLAAFIERRVKPKLKLY from the coding sequence ATGAAACAGATCGTGATTGTCGGCGGTGGTGCCGGCGGCTTGGAGCTGGCCACTCGCTTAGGTGACTCACTGGGTAGAAAGCGATTGGCGGAAATTACCTTGATTGACGCCAATCGCACCCACCTGTGGAAACCGCTGCTGCATGAAGTGGCTTCGGGTTCACTCGACACCGGCCATGAAGCCCTGAGCTACCGAGCCCACTCATCCGAACACCATTACTATTTTCGCATGGGGCAGATGGTCGGTCTCGACAAAACCAATCAAACCTTGACTCTGGCGCCGTTACTGGACCACCACGGCAAAGAGATTTTAGGCGAACGCCTCGTGCACTACGATTATCTGGTGATGGCCACCGGCGCCCGCAGCAACGACTTCGGTCTCAGCTCGGTGCGCGAGCATTGCCACACGTTGGATTCGGCCCAGGAAGCGGAGGATTTTCATCTCACCTTTCTGAATCGTTTCATGCAATTTTCGGAAGCCGCAAACCAGCATGCCTTGACCAATCATCATGACCAAACGCCGCCTGAGCCGGTTCGAGTGGCCATTGTCGGAGCCGGAGCCACTGGCGTTGAGCTGGCCGCGGAATTATGCAATGCCGTTGAACGGCTGGAAAAGTTCGGCATCAAGGCCATTCACCCCAGCAGCCTACAGGTCACGATCATTGAAGCCACCGATCGTATCTTGCCTGCCTTACCGGAATCTCTGGCCGCCAAGGCCGAGCAGGTTTTGAAAGAACATGGCGTTGATATACGCACCCAAACCATGATCAAAGACGTTCAGGCCCAACAGTTGATCACCGCGGATCAAACCCTTCAAGCCGACCTCTTAGTATGGGCGGCGGGCGTTAAAGCGCCGAAGTTTCTTTCAGAGCTCGGCTTGCCCACCAACCGCATCCATCAAATCGAAATCGACGCCAACTTGCAGGTTAAAGGTGAATCGGCGATTTTCGCCATCGGAGATTGTGCCAGCTTGATACAAGGCGCAGGTGAACAGGCTCGCCCGGTTCCTTCCTTGGCCCAGGCGGCGCATCAAATGGCCGCTACTTGCGCAACCAACCTGCAGGCGCTCATAGACGGGCAACCGCTGACATCATTCCTGTACCATGATCACGGGTCACTTTTATCACTGAGTCGATTCCAAACATTCGGTAGCGTATTGGATGAACTGTTCAAAAAGAACTGGATGCTGGAAGGCAAAATCGCCCATTGGGCTTACGCCAGCCTGTATCGTCAACACCAAATGACACTGCACGGCCTCGGACGCATGGTGTGGATTCTGCTCGCCGCCTTCATCGAACGGCGAGTCAAACCCAAACTGAAGCTGTACTGA